In uncultured Draconibacterium sp., one genomic interval encodes:
- a CDS encoding S9 family peptidase — protein sequence MKKIALFILIVMTIVSCTQKESGQVAKNYVPETPKLSSDVMTPEVLWSFGRLGGAQVSPDGTQVLYTVTYYNIEENKSYRDIYTIPVAGGEAKNLTNTASNEYNVVWRPDGKKIGYLSSASGSVQLWEMNPDGSDRQKVSEIDGGIFGFQYAPDMSKIYYLQTVKLDNDIHDLFPDLPKANARLETDIMYRHWDTWHDYTYNHIFIADYSDGKVGEGKDIMTGERFDSPMKPFGGTEQIVWSPDSKTLAYVCKKKVGREYAVSTNSDIYMYDVASGKTNNFTEGMMGYDQNPVYSPDGKYLAWESMERDGYEADKNRLFVANLETGEKKDYSADFDQNAAALSWSADSKSIYFISDIHATDEIYQLVLADNSITRLTDGVHNYQSAVQVGNQLLAQKVSMSQPAELYLVDPATGKDKALTEVNKGILDQLTMGKVEKRWMETTDGKQMAVWVIYPPHFDPNKKYPTLLYNQGGPQGTVSQFWSYRWNFQMMAANDYIIVAPNRRGLPGFGQEWNEQISKDYGGQNIKDLLTSIDEMAKEPFVDETKLGAVGASYGGYSVMYLAGNHEKRFKAFIAHDGIFNFEHMYTSTEEMWFVNFDYGGAYWDKDNAAAQRSYSFSPHKYVQNWDTPILIVQGEKDYRVPAEQGMAAFNAAVLRGVPAEMLYLPEENHWVLQPQNGILWQRVFFNWLDKWLK from the coding sequence ATGAAGAAAATTGCACTTTTTATTTTAATTGTCATGACGATAGTTAGCTGTACGCAAAAAGAGTCGGGGCAGGTTGCAAAAAACTATGTGCCCGAAACGCCTAAATTAAGTTCAGATGTAATGACTCCTGAGGTTTTGTGGTCGTTTGGCCGCCTGGGAGGAGCACAGGTTTCGCCTGATGGAACGCAGGTTTTATACACGGTAACCTATTACAACATCGAGGAGAATAAGTCGTACCGCGATATTTATACGATTCCGGTTGCGGGCGGAGAAGCAAAAAATCTCACCAACACAGCCAGTAACGAATACAATGTTGTTTGGCGCCCCGATGGGAAAAAGATCGGTTATTTGTCATCTGCTTCAGGTAGCGTTCAGTTGTGGGAAATGAATCCTGACGGCAGCGATAGGCAGAAGGTTTCGGAAATTGATGGTGGAATTTTCGGATTTCAGTACGCACCGGATATGTCGAAAATATATTACCTGCAAACGGTGAAACTCGACAATGATATTCACGATCTTTTCCCGGATCTGCCAAAAGCAAATGCCCGGCTCGAAACAGATATTATGTACCGCCACTGGGATACCTGGCACGATTACACCTATAACCACATTTTTATTGCCGATTATTCGGATGGAAAAGTAGGAGAGGGTAAAGACATTATGACCGGAGAACGTTTTGATTCGCCAATGAAACCATTTGGCGGAACGGAGCAAATTGTCTGGAGCCCGGATTCAAAAACGCTGGCTTACGTTTGTAAGAAAAAGGTGGGGCGCGAATATGCTGTTTCTACTAATTCGGACATTTACATGTACGATGTAGCAAGTGGAAAAACCAACAACTTTACAGAAGGGATGATGGGTTACGACCAAAATCCGGTTTACTCGCCCGATGGAAAGTACCTGGCCTGGGAAAGTATGGAGCGCGATGGTTACGAAGCCGATAAAAACCGTTTGTTTGTGGCCAATCTGGAAACAGGTGAAAAGAAAGATTATTCGGCTGATTTCGATCAGAATGCGGCTGCATTGAGTTGGAGTGCCGATTCAAAATCGATCTATTTTATCAGCGATATACACGCAACCGATGAAATTTACCAATTGGTTTTAGCTGATAATTCAATTACACGTTTAACCGATGGCGTTCACAATTATCAAAGTGCTGTTCAGGTTGGCAATCAATTGCTGGCGCAAAAGGTTTCCATGTCACAACCTGCTGAATTGTATTTGGTTGATCCGGCCACCGGAAAAGATAAGGCGTTGACCGAGGTAAACAAAGGGATTCTTGATCAGCTAACTATGGGGAAAGTGGAAAAACGCTGGATGGAAACTACCGACGGAAAACAAATGGCTGTTTGGGTGATTTATCCACCACATTTCGATCCGAATAAAAAATATCCGACACTGCTTTACAATCAGGGCGGACCACAGGGAACGGTTAGTCAGTTTTGGTCGTACCGCTGGAATTTCCAGATGATGGCCGCCAACGATTATATTATTGTGGCGCCAAACCGCCGCGGCTTACCCGGTTTTGGTCAGGAATGGAACGAGCAGATTTCAAAAGACTACGGTGGACAGAATATTAAAGACCTGCTGACTTCCATCGATGAGATGGCCAAAGAGCCATTTGTTGACGAGACAAAATTAGGTGCCGTTGGTGCCAGTTACGGTGGTTATTCGGTGATGTACCTAGCCGGAAATCATGAAAAACGTTTTAAAGCATTTATCGCCCACGACGGTATTTTTAACTTCGAGCACATGTATACCTCAACCGAAGAAATGTGGTTTGTGAATTTCGATTACGGTGGTGCCTACTGGGATAAAGACAATGCAGCAGCGCAACGTTCGTACTCATTCTCTCCACATAAATATGTTCAAAACTGGGATACTCCGATTTTGATTGTGCAAGGTGAAAAGGACTACCGTGTACCAGCAGAGCAGGGAATGGCAGCGTTTAATGCAGCGGTTTTGCGAGGAGTGCCTGCTGAAATGTTATACCTGCCGGAAGAAAATCACTGGGTGCTACAACCTCAAAACGGGATTCTGTGGCAGCGTGTATTCTTCAACTGGTTGGATAAGTGGTTGAAATAA
- a CDS encoding head GIN domain-containing protein, translating into MKTAFLFTLSILFAFNLSAQNDEDWDSRRYDVDNFSAIYLEGSYKVFLSQGNKSSLTVKTPDDDVLDELDVENRGDELRVVVDRDFINYERIHLYITFKNLDEIKVQGGLNLNTDGYLDLNDLYVHVEGGAKIDLEVKAEDIELVGEGGVLVQLSGVAESLDVKLSGAGHVDAEDLRVNDARFAIEGVGTGSVHAVETLYAKIEGVGKVRYTGNPKVTRDIEGLGSVKRD; encoded by the coding sequence ATGAAAACAGCATTTCTGTTTACCTTATCAATTCTATTTGCATTCAACCTGTCGGCACAAAACGATGAAGACTGGGATTCGCGTCGATACGATGTCGACAATTTTTCGGCCATCTACCTCGAAGGCAGTTACAAAGTATTTTTATCGCAGGGCAACAAGAGTTCGTTAACGGTAAAAACTCCCGACGATGATGTTTTGGATGAACTGGATGTTGAAAACCGGGGCGACGAATTGCGGGTGGTTGTAGATCGTGACTTTATAAATTACGAGCGCATTCACCTGTATATCACTTTTAAAAATCTGGATGAAATTAAAGTGCAGGGCGGTTTAAATTTAAACACCGACGGGTACCTCGATTTGAACGACCTGTACGTGCATGTTGAAGGAGGAGCAAAGATTGATTTGGAGGTGAAAGCCGAGGATATTGAGCTGGTTGGCGAAGGCGGTGTGCTGGTCCAATTGAGTGGGGTGGCCGAAAGTTTGGATGTTAAACTCTCGGGAGCCGGACATGTTGATGCGGAAGATCTTCGTGTGAACGATGCCCGTTTTGCGATTGAGGGGGTTGGAACCGGCTCGGTTCATGCTGTTGAAACACTGTATGCCAAAATTGAAGGTGTTGGCAAAGTTCGCTACACCGGAAATCCAAAAGTTACCCGCGATATTGAAGGGCTTGGAAGTGTAAAAAGAGATTAA
- a CDS encoding iron-containing alcohol dehydrogenase: protein MYNFEFRNPVKILFGKESISKLSGEIPADANILMIYGGGSIKRTGVYDQVMAALKGCTVEEFSGIEANPHYETCMKAVDVVKEKNIDFLLAVGGGSVLDATKFIATAALYENGDPWDILAAGAPVEKALPLGAVLTLPATGSEMNGNSVITRVERQEKKAFGSPLVMPQFSVLDPECVFTLPDRQVANGVVDAFVHVMEQYLTFKVNSPLQDRLAESILTTLIEEGPKVLADRKNYEAATNFMWCATMALNGMIAVGVPQDWSTHIIGHELTAFHGIDHGRTLAIVLPGVMHIKRDNKKDKILQYGERIWGITSGNEDERIDAIIARTVEFFESLGVPCRLPDYDVPESTIAKIVERFKQSEAKIGEKQDTDYVEIEKILRDRL from the coding sequence ATGTACAATTTTGAATTCAGAAATCCGGTTAAAATTCTTTTTGGAAAAGAATCGATTTCAAAACTATCCGGTGAAATTCCGGCTGATGCTAATATTTTAATGATTTACGGTGGCGGAAGTATAAAACGTACCGGAGTTTACGACCAGGTAATGGCCGCGCTAAAAGGTTGTACGGTTGAGGAATTTAGCGGAATTGAGGCCAATCCTCACTACGAAACCTGTATGAAAGCGGTTGATGTAGTAAAAGAAAAAAATATCGATTTTTTGCTGGCAGTAGGTGGAGGATCGGTACTTGATGCCACCAAGTTTATTGCCACTGCTGCTTTATATGAAAACGGCGATCCGTGGGATATTCTGGCAGCAGGTGCACCGGTTGAAAAGGCTTTGCCACTGGGAGCTGTTTTAACCTTGCCGGCAACAGGTTCGGAGATGAATGGAAATTCAGTAATTACACGTGTCGAAAGACAGGAGAAAAAAGCTTTTGGTTCGCCGCTGGTAATGCCTCAGTTTTCGGTACTCGATCCGGAATGTGTGTTTACCTTACCCGACCGACAGGTGGCCAACGGCGTTGTTGATGCTTTTGTACACGTAATGGAGCAATACCTGACTTTCAAGGTGAATTCGCCGCTTCAGGACAGGCTGGCAGAAAGTATCCTGACCACGCTTATTGAGGAAGGTCCGAAAGTTTTGGCCGATCGTAAAAACTACGAAGCTGCTACCAACTTTATGTGGTGTGCAACAATGGCACTAAACGGAATGATTGCAGTTGGTGTTCCGCAAGATTGGTCGACACATATTATCGGTCACGAATTGACTGCTTTCCACGGAATCGACCACGGACGAACACTGGCAATTGTACTACCGGGAGTGATGCACATTAAGCGCGACAATAAAAAAGACAAAATCTTACAATATGGTGAGCGTATTTGGGGCATTACAAGTGGAAACGAGGATGAAAGAATCGACGCCATTATTGCACGAACAGTTGAGTTCTTCGAATCGTTAGGTGTACCATGCCGCCTGCCTGATTATGATGTTCCGGAATCTACCATTGCTAAAATTGTAGAACGCTTTAAACAAAGCGAAGCCAAAATTGGCGAGAAGCAGGATACGGATTATGTTGAAATTGAGAAGATTTTAAGAGACAGGCTATGA
- a CDS encoding aminotransferase class IV — MALFPIHKYFVFNDRLLPVSTFVPAENEGGIYEVLRVVNGIPLFLDEHLQRMQSSAELAGKEVRYSCAQLEAFLNQLIVRNEVDEGNILISCKTNLKAFFIAHNYPSAEQYRFGIRCGLLHAERMNPNAKVFQTEVRKQANRLMETLGFYEVLLVDHEKRITEGSRSNVFFIKGNEIITPPGKQVLLGITRQKTIACANRLKLKVVEVEIQLDGLTGFDAAFITGTSPKLLPVNEVDGHSFDVDNRVLRSLMIEYDKIIQEDLNRRIRPR, encoded by the coding sequence ATGGCACTTTTTCCTATCCATAAATATTTTGTTTTTAACGATCGGCTTTTGCCGGTTTCCACTTTTGTACCGGCCGAAAACGAAGGTGGGATCTACGAAGTTTTACGTGTTGTAAACGGAATCCCACTGTTTTTGGATGAGCACCTGCAACGAATGCAGTCATCGGCCGAACTGGCCGGGAAAGAGGTTCGATATAGTTGTGCGCAGTTGGAGGCGTTTTTAAATCAACTGATTGTAAGAAACGAAGTGGATGAGGGGAATATTCTTATTTCGTGTAAAACCAACCTGAAAGCTTTCTTTATCGCGCATAATTATCCTTCGGCTGAACAGTACAGGTTTGGAATTCGCTGCGGATTGTTACACGCTGAACGTATGAATCCAAATGCCAAAGTTTTTCAAACCGAAGTGCGCAAACAAGCCAACCGACTGATGGAAACCTTAGGTTTTTACGAAGTGCTGTTGGTCGATCACGAAAAGCGAATTACCGAAGGAAGCCGAAGCAATGTGTTTTTTATAAAAGGCAATGAAATAATTACACCTCCGGGCAAGCAGGTACTGTTGGGAATCACCAGGCAAAAAACAATTGCCTGCGCCAATCGCCTCAAGCTAAAAGTAGTTGAGGTTGAAATACAACTGGATGGATTAACTGGTTTCGATGCTGCTTTTATAACCGGTACTTCGCCCAAATTACTTCCGGTAAACGAAGTGGACGGGCATTCTTTTGATGTTGACAATCGCGTATTGAGAAGTCTGATGATTGAATACGATAAAATCATTCAGGAAGACTTAAATAGAAGGATCCGACCCCGTTAA
- a CDS encoding response regulator transcription factor, whose translation MKTKCLIIDDEPLARDLMRSHIEKLDNFEICAECGDAMKALQELHNHKIDLMFMDIQMPQITGIEFLRTLKNPPKVIITTAYREYALEGFELDVVDFLLKPITFERFLKSVNKYYQSVQDDVPAAQPVASTNGKSDEAFIYVKENKKVLKVHLNEILYVEGLSEYVQIYTTEKKIITKTSMTHMSEKLPDSGFMRIHKSFIVALSKIEAFTSTSIEVPGKELPIGRSYKNAVLEVLQLQG comes from the coding sequence ATGAAAACTAAGTGCCTCATTATCGATGATGAGCCTCTTGCACGTGACTTGATGCGCTCTCACATTGAAAAACTAGATAATTTTGAAATTTGTGCAGAATGTGGCGATGCCATGAAAGCCTTGCAGGAGCTTCACAATCACAAAATCGATCTGATGTTTATGGACATTCAGATGCCCCAGATAACTGGAATCGAATTCCTACGGACATTAAAAAATCCACCAAAAGTTATTATTACCACTGCCTACCGCGAATACGCCCTTGAAGGATTTGAGTTGGATGTGGTTGATTTTTTGCTGAAACCAATAACCTTTGAGCGTTTTTTAAAATCGGTAAATAAATATTATCAGTCGGTTCAGGATGATGTTCCGGCCGCTCAACCCGTAGCCTCAACCAATGGAAAATCTGATGAAGCCTTTATTTATGTGAAAGAGAATAAAAAGGTCTTAAAAGTTCATTTAAACGAAATACTTTATGTTGAGGGTTTGAGCGAATATGTGCAGATATATACTACTGAGAAAAAGATCATCACAAAAACCAGCATGACCCATATGTCGGAAAAACTGCCCGACAGTGGTTTTATGCGCATTCATAAATCGTTTATTGTGGCACTGTCGAAAATTGAAGCATTTACATCGACCAGCATTGAAGTACCGGGAAAAGAATTGCCTATTGGACGTAGTTATAAGAATGCAGTGCTCGAGGTTTTGCAGCTTCAGGGTTAA
- a CDS encoding histidine kinase: MNTGILHIAKRDYILHVIFWAAWVISFTFIQTLNEGIASLHVWLMYYLITLPVFVAHTYLIAYWLLPRTFFLGRYLLFAAGVTVLLIVFSVTELLWSNYLVFYLFDKSKMFAPGFLNLKNIVISGVGNHYIILVFLAIKAGSSWYRAEYQKEELLRSKLETELEIYRYQLQPRIVLELIEELEVLSLKKAETAPEMIINISNFLNRFLYEGKEELIPLELEVKLLEEFMTIHNHALGDRLSSNFIVSGNLKSYVVPPLLLLPFINSAIKVAYECNETYESTVIIKAERKYLLFSFTFWSENGFKIADTEDNKITYRRLHYNYPGKHRLVENVDDNFREFSIEIYP, from the coding sequence ATGAACACAGGCATATTACATATCGCTAAAAGGGATTATATTTTGCATGTCATCTTCTGGGCGGCATGGGTAATATCGTTCACCTTTATTCAAACCTTGAACGAAGGAATTGCTTCGTTACATGTTTGGCTAATGTATTACCTCATTACTTTACCTGTTTTTGTAGCACATACCTATTTAATTGCCTACTGGCTTTTACCCAGAACATTTTTCCTGGGGCGTTACTTATTGTTTGCAGCAGGTGTAACTGTTCTTCTCATTGTTTTTTCGGTGACTGAATTACTGTGGAGCAACTACCTGGTTTTTTATCTTTTCGACAAAAGCAAAATGTTTGCTCCCGGATTCCTGAATCTTAAAAATATTGTGATCAGCGGTGTTGGAAATCATTATATCATTTTAGTATTTCTGGCTATAAAAGCCGGTAGTTCGTGGTATCGGGCCGAGTACCAGAAAGAAGAGTTGCTGCGTTCGAAACTCGAAACTGAACTCGAAATTTACCGGTATCAGTTACAACCCCGCATTGTTCTGGAATTGATTGAGGAGCTGGAAGTTCTGTCGTTAAAAAAGGCGGAAACGGCACCGGAAATGATTATTAATATTTCGAACTTCCTCAACCGGTTTCTTTATGAAGGAAAAGAAGAACTGATACCGCTTGAGCTGGAGGTAAAGTTACTTGAGGAGTTTATGACCATTCATAACCACGCTTTGGGCGATCGGCTAAGTAGTAATTTTATTGTTAGCGGAAACCTCAAATCATATGTTGTTCCACCACTTTTGCTGCTTCCGTTTATAAATTCTGCAATAAAAGTTGCCTACGAGTGTAACGAAACGTATGAAAGTACAGTCATTATAAAAGCGGAGCGAAAGTATTTGCTGTTTTCGTTTACATTTTGGAGCGAAAACGGTTTTAAGATAGCCGACACTGAAGACAATAAAATTACCTACCGGCGTTTGCATTATAATTACCCTGGTAAGCACCGGTTGGTGGAGAACGTAGATGACAATTTTAGAGAATTTAGTATAGAAATTTATCCGTAA
- a CDS encoding histidine kinase — protein sequence MNKLLYNNSVLYRGTRHILFFVFTVVLFTGILFVQSENNSLLHVFGITLGNAFFFFGYAYITIFLLIPELLLKAKPFWFIVVFLLVGIGLSALKLLFSDYIFYASIAPENISGNGAFNLRLIVMNTKDMTFIVALFCIGKYVKDYVLTENLRKKLEQQHRKAQTTLLQSQFDPHFMFNTINNLYALSLLNPGKTNEVISRMKIVLTYIINESLKEFVSLKDEVELVENYLQLEKLRYGKRLQVSYKTEGDLNTAHIPPMVVFLLVENSFKHGSSLDAGAPWITILVKATEEKIIIETENSKPEGLQKKTKEIERGSGYSGLKRRLNIIYDGLGYDLKVNDLGDRFKVCLELINTHEHRHITYR from the coding sequence ATGAACAAATTGTTGTACAATAACAGTGTGCTTTACCGGGGAACAAGGCATATTTTATTCTTTGTATTTACCGTGGTATTGTTTACGGGGATTCTATTTGTTCAAAGCGAAAACAACAGCCTGCTTCACGTTTTCGGAATAACACTTGGCAATGCCTTTTTCTTTTTTGGCTACGCTTACATTACCATTTTTTTACTGATTCCCGAGTTGTTGTTAAAAGCGAAACCCTTTTGGTTTATTGTCGTTTTTTTACTGGTGGGAATTGGCTTGTCGGCATTAAAATTATTGTTCTCCGATTATATTTTTTATGCTTCAATAGCTCCCGAAAATATATCCGGAAACGGTGCTTTTAATCTTCGTTTGATTGTGATGAATACCAAAGACATGACCTTTATTGTGGCCTTGTTTTGTATTGGAAAATATGTTAAAGATTACGTTCTTACGGAGAACCTCAGAAAGAAACTGGAGCAGCAACACCGAAAAGCACAAACAACACTTTTGCAATCGCAGTTCGATCCGCATTTCATGTTTAACACCATTAACAATCTCTATGCATTGTCCTTGCTTAATCCCGGCAAAACCAACGAGGTTATTAGCCGCATGAAAATTGTGCTGACTTATATTATTAACGAAAGCCTGAAAGAATTTGTATCGTTAAAAGATGAGGTGGAACTCGTTGAAAATTACCTTCAGCTGGAGAAATTACGTTACGGGAAACGCTTGCAGGTGAGTTACAAAACCGAGGGCGATTTAAACACGGCGCATATTCCTCCAATGGTAGTGTTTCTGCTGGTTGAAAACAGTTTTAAACACGGCAGTAGTTTGGATGCCGGCGCGCCATGGATTACTATTTTGGTAAAAGCTACCGAAGAAAAGATAATTATCGAAACCGAAAACAGCAAGCCCGAAGGTTTGCAGAAAAAGACAAAAGAAATTGAGCGGGGAAGTGGCTACAGCGGATTAAAAAGGCGTTTAAATATTATTTACGACGGACTGGGTTATGACCTGAAAGTGAACGATCTGGGCGACCGTTTTAAAGTGTGTCTGGAATTAATAAATACACATGAACACAGGCATATTACATATCGCTAA